The genomic segment AATGCCACTGGGTTGTGTCTTTTGTGCAAGCAAAACCTGTTTACCAAAGACACGGAGATTAGACTCAGAATCAAAGATCACAGTTAAAACTAAGAAAATAGATGCTGCCTGTTGTGTTTGcaaatgtgtaaataaatatttaaacactgaaaatgtCATTAAAGGTATTTTATATTTGAATAAAGACATCTAAATGGAATTTAATAGTTTTTCAAGTTGTGCTAGTGTGTGGCAAAGGGAGATGTGGTAAAGTCCCGTGATATCATAGTGAGTGATTCCAGCCATAAGAAACCATGGAACACCAAAGCCAATGTGTGTTATAATCTCGGGTTAACTACGGCAAAGCTTCAACACTGCTGGGCAGATTTGCTCTGTTAACCCTGTGCAAGTGGTGCAGCACTCTCTCCTGCTACTGGGAAGGCAGGCTCAGCTCAGACGCCTCTGACAGGTGGTTGGAGATCAGAACCCTGAGGAAGACACCCCGCTGAGAGGGAAGCCCtgatggaaaagaaaacatacagaaaCCTCCTCCTCCTTTGTGAGCTTACGGCCAGACTGGTGCGTCCTGCTGAGCACCAGGGCCATGGGCCTTTGATCTGATGGTCCACAGAGGCAAAAGGCCATCAGTAAGAACTTTAGTCATGGCAAGCAGTTTATCGTTGCGTTTCCTTATGTTGGACGGAAGGGAAGAGACCCTGGTTTATTCAGATGGCATGTGTGTAGATTCAGAAAGAACCCTGTCTTTTTCTCTCCCTTAGTTTTTAGATGACAGAAACGCTCCTGTCATTTAATGGATTTAAGAACTAGAGTTTCTAAACAGTGCCCGAAGCATTGATAATATATTTAGCTATGGTTTAATGATTTGCTCTTAGAAGGGGAACAGCCGTCTGTGGCTTGCATTTGCAAGAAACTTCAAGTGTTTTATCTGGGCCTTTTATCACTTAATGATAAAGACCTTTAAGGCACTGTTGGATGACTACAGTCTCGAATCTTGTTCTCCAAGAACTTCCCTAACTAGTCTGTACTTAAAGAACAGatgttttgcaaaaataatGTATGAAAGTTATTCCAAGCGCATAGATTTTACTGCTTGCAATTAGTATcaagaaaaacagaatacacTGCAAATTTATGGAATATCTAAGAAAGCCTGGGGAATGCTTCACAATCTCTTATACTCTTATACTCTGTACTCTCAtgaagtaaaggcttttctgataCTTTGTTCAGAACACAATCTGAGTTTGTACTACTGTATAGATTTCCATATAGTCGCCAAAGTGGCCATACTCTATGTCCCTAAGTGTTGCAACCACAAAAAAAGACACCCTTTATCAGAGAAATATTTATGAATACATGCCCATTTAaaggaaaaacctgtgcatctTCAAACAGGGTAATCTATAAAGAATTTTATCTCCACCCATTATCATGTCCCACTCTGAAGTCGAAAGAGTGCGGGTCtctcaaattgttttaaatggagCCCCGAAGACAAGAGTGTTGACCATGTGACTTTTGTCAAGTGGCTTCTAGCGGCGTAGGCTTGCCTTATCTCTGAAAGAGAAAGGGATGGCTCACTGCAGTGATGGCAACACAGCTCCCGAGCCAGGGCTGTAACATGAAAGCGCCTCTCCGCGGCACTGCCAGGACTAAAGTGGATCTATTTAGAGCAGTGTACTTCCAGAAAGCCCTGCACGGAGACATGACGGAATGGACGTTACTGAAGCGGCTGCTCGACGCAGTCCACCAGCACTCCACCATGATCGGGAGGCTGTGGCTGACAGTTATGGTGGTTTTTCGCCTGCTGATTGTCGCCGTGGCCACGGAGGACGTTTATACAGATGAACAGGAGATGTTCGTGTGCAACACGATTCAACCAGGGTGCTCAAACATCTGCTACGATTCCTTCGCTCCTATCTCGCAGCCACGGTTCTGGGTGTTCCAGATTATAACTGTGTCCACGCCTTCCTTGTGCTTCATAATTTACACCTGGCACAGTCTGTCCAAACagccagagggagagagagttaCGGAAAGCAAAGAGGCATGCGAAAGGAGCTGCGATTCAGACAGTTGTTCTGTCAAATCTCACAGGCATCTGGGACACAGCCTGGCAGACATTCTAGAAGGGACAGATGTTCACGTGAAAAGTGGAAGAGTTTCCAAGACAAGATTAAAAGTTGTCAAAAAAGGGGGTAAAAAGTCCGGGATCCTGTCAAAATACTACGTCTTTCACGTCTTCTTCCGTGCGACTCTGGAAATCGGCTTTGTCTTTGCTCAGTGGGTGCTTTTTGGTTTTAAGGTCCCTTCTCATTTTGTGTGCATGTCTTACCCCTGCACCCAGAGAGTAGATTGCTACGTTTCCAGGCCTACTGAAAAGACCATTTTCctgatttttatgttttccGTTGGGGTCTTCTGCATTTGCTTAAATTTCCTTGAACTTAATCACTTGGGATGGAAAAAAATCAAGGAATCtttactgaaaaaagaaagttcATGGAAAGGATATCAGGAAATAAACCAGGATGCCCAATCACTGACCTCACTCACATTCAGAGACCTTACAAGCACTAACTCACTCCCAACATTagatctgatgggagaaaacaaCCAGGACTGGACATGCACTGGAAGCTGCTCTCCTATTAAAGATGACAAAGAAGCTGCACCTCAGCAGCGCTCCGAAACACCAAGTGAGGAAAATCGAAGGGGCTCTCAGTCCCTGAAAAGCAAGACAAGTAAAGGCAGGATCTCAAAACAAAAGAGCACTGAAATTTGGATTTGAAATCAGATTGCAAAATGAGGAAAGGTTTTACTAATTGACCTGAACATGAACTTAAGATTGTACTTCATCTTTCTGCCAATTCATTTTCCAATAATCGTTTTAATTTCTTCCAATACCTACACTAGGTTTTATCTACCTTATGGTTTATATGCCTAAGTACAGTTTTGAAAGAAAGTGCCagatttcaaataatttaataattaagaaTATGTTAAACAATACAAGTGTTCTTACAAAGATTCACATTAAAAGGTCTTTAGTAATAGCCTTTTAAGAAATACTTTGACAGGATCTATTTTTACTAAATGAATTTTGTTAAAAACATCTCAGATGTAGTAGATGTGTGTCAATCATGAAACAGGCATTAGCAACGGAAGAAAGTCACAaggaataaaataagaacatttgTCCAAGTTTGTTCAATATTTGCTTGTGATTTATTTAAGgaatatattcatttttatatgcatttacaACATCTATAAAACACTTCTGTATAAATTACTGTATGCTGCAGGAAAGAAGAAACGGTTTCATTTACTGCCACTGTTGTATCAACCAAGTGAGAAACGTGACAGCAGAGTAACAGCAAGTAATGATAAAATTGGAATAAAAGAGTTGGAAATACTGAATTAAGAACTTAGTGTTCTGAAGCTACTAAAATAACCCTTTCAGCAATATAACACCCACTGAGGCATTAGAGAAATGTGAACTAACACAATTCTATTGCTTTAATGGTTCTGTCCCTTTACCATCTTTAAATGGAGCTTGAATTCATTAAAAACTAACACTGAGAGAACTGCAGTATTTTcggtttaaaagaaatattttaatgtttagatTCTAAGGCTTTAAATAATCACACTGCTCAAATTGCTCTGCCTTGGAAGGCTGATCAGTTAAGGAAAAGGAAAGTTTAGTCCATTTATCATGGTTCCAATTACTATGGGTCTGGGTGAAAAATAGCCTCTGTAACAGATAAATTGTGAAATCCTTTTAATTAAACTTCCAGAATACCTGTTACTCCTTGTCCAATTTACTAAAGTTTCTGAATAAACAGATTTCCTGTACTTCCTTCAAAGGGCAATTCTTCTTTCTTCAAATGACTATAATTCTTCAAGAACAATCTGTTAATTTGGTCCAGCAACTGTTTGGTACATTATTTTCAGGTATTTCTAGCTGTGTACTGAATTGGGGAGTCATTTCCTGGCCTATATTTTGGAAAACAGGAATGTTTTTGGATTGCAGAACCAgctttaaatagaaaataatgctAAGATTAATATCTTGAAATCTTATAGATATATAAGCTAAGAgtaagaaaaaaattgaaattgcaGAGTTTAAAGGTGTGGCATAGTTATAATAGTTTATAGCACAGCtatatattgttttaataaagGTTTTTATCTGTTGCTTTTTGCATCCCAGACACTGTGAAGATTTACTGGTTTTCCCTGGATTTGATATAATCAGCCCTGTTAAAACAATGATATATTTtcacagttttacattttttaatacttACACTACTCTCAGTCTGTAGATGTGATGGAGAGTGTTTCCTTCTTAGTATCTGCAATTACTCTAACTAAAGCTACAACCAATAACAGTGGGGAGAGAAGCAAAAGAATGAAAATCTTTATATTCTGTTTATCAGTACAGAGTCAagagcatgtactgtaaatccagATAACAGCCACATAGCTGCATTATAGATATGACCTCTGTAACTAACCGTGAACCTGAAAACCAGTTACAGTTTGCATGTGTATTTATGGGAGTCAAATGTAAAGCTTTAGtgcaatataaaatacataaaaagcaCTTATAAGGTGAGTGCAAATAAGAGGTTTGCCCCCATTGAACACAGACTTGGCAATATTTATCATGATGCTCCTTTGTATCACAATAAGTTATACCATGTAAACAGAAGGACTCAGTGAGGACAATCATTCATAGAAGTACAGTTAGTTATATACTCACAGTTTAAAattgtgtttcagaaaaacACATAAGACCACGGCAGGCAGGTAATAAACTATTCCACATTATAGCAGAAAGGTACTGAGATAGCAACAGAAAATACCAACCCCGATACATGaaataccacttttcttcaaataaATCAAGGCATACAAATGGTATGTCGTATGTTGCCTGGAAAAGTAGTTCCACTTTCgttacaaatgaaaaatgtacaaaataaatacttgAAAAATAAGACATAGAAAAGTCTGTCAGTCAAAAAGCAAGGCTTTCACAGAACGCGACATTAAGGAAATGTCtctgtaaattaatttagaacTATGAATTTGGTTCCAcagtttcaataaaaaaaaagttttgactgctgtttttttactgtGGCAAAGGCACAATAACATCCACGTAGTTGATGGGGAAGAAGCCTGATTCTCCATTGATCATGCCCTCATACCAGTTCTCATCAATCTGGTTGGTGAGAATGATGATGTCTCCTTCCTTGAACCCCAGCTCCCCCTCGTTTTCAGGTTCAAAATCATACAGTGATCGACAGCAGGGCTGGTCCATATGAACAGAAGACCCTGGAAGAGGCATCCGAGAAGAGTAAGGTCAGAGAAATCAAGAGTCAGTTTGCGGGTGCTCTTCGAAAGCGAGTGAAAACTGAGAAAAAGAGGTACCACCACAACAATCAAGCCACGGTTACTCGCAGAAACAAGACTGTGTCCCAGACAAACTTGCAAGCTGACCTTCAGCTTGTTAGGTTTAACAGAACACTGACAAgtctgaagaaaaacatttttgcaattGTATTTGCCCTCTATCTCTGCAAGCCTTTGCATTGGGAAAGCAAAACAATGCAatcaaagcaaatttcccactAATGCGCCACTAAGGACTGATTCAAAAGCTTCGCTCCCAAGCAGTTTGTTTCTAACTCTAACTCAATAACATAGCTGCACGGAACCAGAAGAGGAAATAAGACAGatgactgagagagagagcaatgaCTGGATAGTCAACAACATGGGGGCGCTGGGGAGCTACTCACGATTGCTCTCTGTGCTCTGGGGCCATGAGAAGGACATGGGTGAGACTTGTGCTGTTGAGTTGTAACACAATAAGTAAGTGGGAGGTGAAGGAGAAAGGAAAGGGTCAGACCAGATACCGCTATGCTTATTTCTGTTAAGGAACTGTACTAAAAGATCTTGTTCCGAGCCTAAGAATGAAGTTTTCTCTTAATATAAACGCTAAAAGTAAAAGTTATATACTTCATATGATAATGTTGCAttcttaattattttcaaaatactgtaatgaCATAATTCAATTGGTTCTTCTCTTGTTTTACCAAGGTATGACCACAAGGAGGCACATCAAACATTCCGATAAGCAGGAGCCTTGTGGGTTTGGTAAACTATTACACAATGCTTTGGCATTGGAGTCATTTGGCACACAAGTGAGTATGAATCTAAAATTCCAGAATGAGCAGCCAAAAGAATTCAGTTTCTACGTGAACCTAAATGCGTGGAATATAAAAATTAACTATAAGTAAAGGTTCTTAGAAAATCAAGTGCAGATTCAGCAGTAAAAAGTTAAAACGAAAAGGAAGAAAACTTTTACACATGGTTGTTAATGTTTGAGGTTACCATTCTTGAGACTAAGTGTCTGAGTCAAAGGTTGGTAAAGTAAGACAACTGATCTGTTCCCTTTACATTTTGATAATGTCTTAGGCTTGATACCTACTGTTTCCATTTACAGTGTGGTTGGTCTGGGCATCTGCAATAAATTATGAATATATTAAAATCTAAGCAGGTCTGAAGGCAAAGCATTTTATTCTACTATACCAGaacaaagaaacattacatttattaatCACTATCTTTTTACACATATTAgtaaataaaagaggtttcattCAATATTTCCATGGTGTCATCAACTCATTGGCCTTAATAAACTCAGAAACAATATACATCAACCAGAGAACcttaaagaaataattttcaGCCATCTCTCCACCTACCAGTTTTCTGAATGCAGACCGAATTCCATCACACTCAGTATATTCCCAGAATAAAAATATGACAGGGGTCCATTCCACACAGTAACAAACAGCCAAGGCTTACAGACAAACAGATCCATGGGAGAAGCACTGCCTTCTAAACCCTTAGCTGGACACAAGACTGAAACCTGTTTTCTGTAACATTCCTGCTATAATGAATTGTTGTTGCCAATGTAGCTGACACTAacgttaaaagaaaaaaatacatcattAAATTATTCTACATTCTCAGTGTTGGGAGCTTGGTTTGGTGCTCACAAAGCAGATGGAAGAAAAAGCCTGGCTGTGAAGACACCTCTCTCACCATGGGCTCTCACTGAAGATCACTACCCTGGCAGGAAATGTGAAACCCTCCTTTCTACTCAGGTTTTTGTCCTCTTACAATGTATTGCTTGTTCTGATAACAGACCTCTAATAGGACCTTTCAGGTTATAAAGTGCTTTTTCCTTAGTCAAGAGCTAATTAGTGCTTCAGTCAGatttttttcatggctgagCCTATACTTCTGTAACTAAACTCTTAATTTAACCAACAGTCTGATTAAATAAACCTTAGTGTTATCAGCTTTGAAAAAAGTAGGGTGATTTTGTTATCTATGATATTTGACAGATAACATCACATTTCCATTTAAAGACTGAGAAATGTAGACAAAATAGATTTACTGCAATTAAGGGACCATGGACTCTTTTTGAGGAATCCTTGCTTAAGCTGTAGTATTTATTATAAAGGAAACATTGTGTGGCCATTGGGTGGTGTAATAGACTGTTCATGAAATGTGCATGAAACACAGGTATGGAAAAGAACGACTAAAAAACAGGAAGcattgaaaaagtgtttgcaaacacaaaaaacattttaatacaacaaaactgtattttaaaaacctttaaaatgtatgcaatgttttttaaaaaaagcataaattcaaaCTTTATGTTCTACCAACGTTCACAttggtttcctccaggttcGACAGTTTCCTCTCATAGTCGAAAGACATACCTGTACTACAggtaactggcttctggaaaactggccctggtgtgagtgtgtatgtgtctgtgtctgtgtgtgccctgtgatagactagAGTCCCCTCCATGGTGTACACTGCCTTGTGCcacttgcttgctgggataggctccggctttcCTGCCTCCctctattggataaagcagttaggaaatggatggatggattcaaACTGTACTTTCATAAAAGTGATGCATGGTTACCTGAGGACTTGAATGATGAACTGTATGACAATCCATTGTGCTGCTGGTTATCGATGGTCTCTAAGCTCGTCATTATGGATTTTGGTTTGAATTCTCTTTTAGGGCGGTTGCTTGCTGCTGTTATTCTGTACAAAAGTTAAATAGTGccaaattaaattaagaatgCAGACATCACCTGGATAGCTAGTCTTAATTTGTCACATCAATGACCAGCACATGTACTGCAGAGAAAATGTTCGGATAAGCTGTTGTGAGTAAAAACACAGAGGAGAGATTAGGATTCTTTATTACTTGTAAAAAGAGCAGAAAGTATACCCTACCTGCTCTGTAATTTGTTGTTAAGCTCTTCAAGAATTTCCAGAGACTGGCGATGATAGTCTAGTGCTGCTTCAACTAAGGCTGACAGCTGACTCACCTGCTCCACCTGAATAAATACAGCTCTCATCAGCACATGTACAGACACTTAGTAGAAAAAATAGGTGGCATTTTCAATGCTTTTTCAGGGATCAGAGATTTAAGAATATTCTTAACACTTCTCCAGTAGTTCCTGAAGggaacaaaaaggcaaaaaaacatttatactgcACCATTTTACATGCCCACACATTCATGATATAGTCTGGcaactaaaaaaataacttgcatcttctctttttagaaaaGCGAAGTACAGTaacaatgagaaacagagtgGTTTTTCATACAGCTACAGGACTGTGCTTCCATAAAATGATTAACTGTAATCATAGACGTTTCATTTTCACTTACATCATTTTCTAAAAAGTTGAACATGCTTCTTTCAGCCAGCTCTTTGGACTCTTCGAATTTCTCCACAGCTTGTTTGATTTCTTCATCCGGTATCTTACCCTGACGCTTCTTTTTGTAATCATAATCTAATCGACGACCttcaagtttttttaaatgatgctgTCGAGGAAGAGACAAATTGTTGACTTTGAGtatcttttaaaaattactagGCAAAATCAGAAGTCTGCCTACCCTCATATGCTATAATAGCTTCATGCCTCATGCTCTATTCTTCGAAACCCTGGGCGCTCCCACAGCTTGTACTCCTCCAGTTCTGGGTCTTTTCAGTCTCTGGCAAAAGAATCTGTATGTTCCTGCTTGATGCTTggcctgcatttctttctcatttcattcAAATGCAGATTCAACTCTTTCACTTTGCTGATCTAAATGTTTCCATAATCAAAGGTCTGAAATTCATAATGCTCAAGATTCATCTCATCTCTGGTTTTGCTAAGTGACTTCAGAGTGCATAGACGGGCACATGAGTATGCATGTGCATTCTCTTATTCAGAAGGTGATCTTTAAATCTCAGCTATTAAACTCACTACATGCAAATCCAGtgcaagcacatacagtacagtactgttccataagaaatcaattaaaagaaaattctgctctggttcaattaaaaaaaaactgtacgaTACATGAGTATACATGACCATTGCAAATCAAATGTGTCATGACCACAaaatttaaagcaacaaaatctgAAAACTGTGCAAGTATCTGAATACTATGCTAGTCACTCTGTGTGTAACAGTACATAAATATGTCAATACCTACCCCAAtttcttttaaatctttttcttGTAATGTTTGTAGGGGATCAATAAAGTTCTGTTTAACACCGATGTCCAGTGAGTCTTTCACGTCAGCCATTTGTTTCATGGCTTCACCAATATCAACCAATGCACACCCTGGAAAGATTTCAGCGAAATGCTCCATTCAGAGGTGACCACACACAACGTAAAAGCAGAGCCTTACAATGTTTACCCtttgtttaaaaagctatatccTGCGGGCTTTAGAATGATTGGTACCCTTGATAACAATgaacaaaaaatacatataaataacACAGACAGTAAGCCATATTTTATACCCCCCAAATGGGAAAACCAGAAGCTTTTATTCTAATACAAGGAAACCATTTTTAAATGAGTAACACTATTTTTTTCTCACAAATATAGGAGTCAAAATTATTGGATCCCCCGTTTTTCATATTGCTGCAACCTACTCTTGCAAGGATAACAGCACAAAACCTTTTCCTATATTGTTCAATAAGGTTAGAGAACACATTGGGAGGGATTGTGGACCACTGCTCTGTGCAGACATTGTCCAGGTCCTTGATGCCCATATAAACTGCCCTCTTCAATTCAGACTTTGGGTTTTCAATCGGGTTTTTTTGTCCTGAGATTGGGCGAGAGTCTCTGTAAACGTTGATGTCATCGTCATGCTGGAAGGTCCACCACTTGCAGATTTCTGGCAGAGGTAACCAGGTGTTTGGCCAGAATATCCTGATACGAGTGCAGTTCATGATGCCATTGATCTTAACAAGCGCCCCAGGGTCAGTGGCGGCAAAACAGCCTCGCAAACTTTAAATGATCCACTGCTGTATTTGTTCTGGTTTGTACGTATCCCTTTGCTGATGCCTAACGCCCTGATTGTGTCAGTGGCCAAAGAGTTTGATTTTAGTCTCATCTGACCATAGCACAAAGTCCCAGTGGTGTTACACAAACTCCAGCCACTTCAATTCGTCTTGTGTTGTCAGTGAGGGCTTTCGTCTGGCAGCTCTTCCAAACAGCTTGTTGGCATGGATATACATGTATCATCTTATTGTTGATTATTGAGTCTTGGTGACCCAAAGATGTAACCAAACACTGTAGTTCTCCTACAATGAaccttggatgttttttttagctCCAACATCATCTTCTTCACTGTGCGTGGGGACTTCCGTCCACTTCCAGGTAAATTAACCACTGTTTAGTGGTTTTCAACTTGATTATTGCCCTAATAGTGCTAAGtggtatattttactttttatgcatttttgCATCAATTACCTGATTTTTGAAGCTACTGTAACACAACCATCTCTGTCTCTTTTGATTAGTCAGTTCTTTGCTTTTCCCCATGGTGATGGATGACACAAGGTTTTCTCACATGTGCTGCCTCTGTTCATAGCCTTGTGAAACAGGAAGTCCAAAAACCCATTCCTTgggacagatttgtttttaaataaagagaaTTTAATTGGAGATTACATTTTGTGTAATTTTCTTCAATAAACAATGTAGGAGATCCAATAATTTTGACACCTATGTTTCAGAGAAAAATAGTATTACTTATTACTCTAAATACAGCTCATTATCTGAGCAGTTTATTATATACAgcgtttttgttcatttttatcaAGGGTGCCAATAGTTCTTGAGCCCACCATAAAAGGCAGGAGGTGATCTTTAAAAGCATCTCACTCCATTTCTGTGTGTAAGTTTTCATTGACCTgcaaagcttttaaatttaTCTGACTCTAAATTCTtagtaaaatacagtacttttgaaATAATTCAGTTTCAACACTAAAATAAAGAACATGCCATAGTGGACTAAACTCTTGCCAAAGAATTAAACTGGCCTGTCCACTAGGTGTCAGCATTGAGTTACATGACCTCTTAACATCTTTAAAAGTTAACTGCTTTTGTGAAGTTCAGAATTACATATTCATTTCTACGTGTGTCTGTTTTGCAAAGCATGAAGTGGCAAAGGGTAGAGTGTAAGTTTCcacttttcatacagtatgaataacaATACAGTCCTTTAAGATTAATCATTAATCACAATTTTCCCTGACTCTTCTGTGCAAGGTGGCTTACAACAGCAATTatacatacattttataatCTGACAGGTGTAGTAAGTGAAAACCGCTGGTTTACCTGGTGCAGGACATGAGATTACAGATCGCACAGGAGACAATTTAATAATTAACGTGTGAAACAAGCACAACACGTGTCCAACACAGGCAGAGAAGCTCACCAAATGTTGAATCCTCTCCTAACTCCTTGCCATAACGCAGCATGCAGTCCCCCAGTATCCCCTCTGTCTGAGGATAGCCCGTAGTCTTCACCTGTCCTCGAATCTTGGACACAGTGTTCAGCATGCCAAGCTTGGCTCTGTATGCTGAAAGATCAGCACAAGTGGAAAATTAGGGGGAAAATGCTCACATTAGCTCACAAAATTACCTTTTACAAAAATGGTCCTACTCTTTGGAGAAGCCAATTAGTTACAATCATTTACTTCAAATGTACTGACCCTTCACTTAGCTAAAAATCAATAACAATGCTACGGAGAAATTAACTGAACATCACAAATGGGCATTTAATTGTGTTCCTTCACAGTAAAAGTACTCACAGGTGTAAAACCATCAAGATGTTGTGAACCTATACTTCAATTATCAGTAGCCGTATAAAAGAATGTTGTGAAAAGAGTCCAGCTACTCTGAAAACGACTTTTACTGGTACTACTGCTATTCCTTCTATACCTACTGTTATTAttacttataataataaaataaattaataatacctGGATTTGGTTGAAGGTATTCTGTGGTTTTTGATAGGAGATCCATGACAGATTTGTTGGTGACCtctattttctaaaataacacATTGATCATATTAGTAAAacacatataaaaatatatccatccattttctaaccaccttgTCCAATtggggaaccagagcctatccacacaagcaacaggcacaaggcagggcacaccttggatggaacaccagtccatcgcagggcacacacgcacacaaacCCCCGCACAATCACATCAGGGCTAGTTTTCTCAGAAGGCATTTAACCCACCGgtatggctttggactgtgggaggaagacAGAGAAAACCACTGCAAACACAGGGGAAACACACAAACTACACTCAGATAGCACCACAAGAATTCAACccaggccccagtgctgcaacacagcaatgctaaccattctGCCGCCATCATATAAAAATGCCATTTATAATTAGAAGAGACAATACACAACAATGTATTTGCAGTACAAGGATTTATGCAGTTGTGactgatttcttatttacaacCAAGAATGCCACTGACTAAGGCCTGGTTCTCTGGTTAGTTAGTATAGCACACAGCTTACCCTTTCCATTTCCATGAAATCTTCATCCAGTTTTGTTCCTTCAGCCCCACTAATCTTTTCACTGAATAGCTGTAAAACAAGGACATAGAAATGTTAAATCAGTAGCAAAGATCGGACTATGGATTTATCTATAGATAATTTTTTTATAGATTTATGTTCTGCTTCACATGACAAGTGACATTGTAATGCACTTTAACATTTCAACATTTCTCTCACACCACTTACAAGTTGAGAGATCTGGGATCCTTTCTGGGGACAAAAAGAACCAAGCAGTAACCATCTCCAATAAATCTGTCTTCGCTGCGGTATGAGGTACAAGATGGAAGGACTGCCTTGATTATAAATAGCACATGGAAACTGCACAAATCCTGAGGAGGCTGATGCAACCCATCATTTAGATGAATTGCTGGTTGTCACTCAAGGGCTTCACAACATGTAATTTGTGGTCAGCGAGCTCTTTGTGTGCATTACAGTAAAATCATACTGACGTGACCTGGAGCTGTATCGTATCATACTTGCCCCGTTAACACAAGAACAGGTCTAGGAGAATCATCCTGAATATTTAATGGTAATGCAACATATAGCACAG from the Lepisosteus oculatus isolate fLepOcu1 chromosome 5, fLepOcu1.hap2, whole genome shotgun sequence genome contains:
- the sh3gl3a gene encoding endophilin-A3a isoform X3, with amino-acid sequence MSVAGLKKQFHKASQLFSEKISGAEGTKLDEDFMEMERKIEVTNKSVMDLLSKTTEYLQPNPAYRAKLGMLNTVSKIRGQVKTTGYPQTEGILGDCMLRYGKELGEDSTFGCALVDIGEAMKQMADVKDSLDIGVKQNFIDPLQTLQEKDLKEIGHHLKKLEGRRLDYDYKKKRQGKIPDEEIKQAVEKFEESKELAERSMFNFLENDVEQVSQLSALVEAALDYHRQSLEILEELNNKLQSRITAASNRPKREFKPKSIMTSLETIDNQQHNGLSYSSSFKSSGSSVHMDQPCCRSLYDFEPENEGELGFKEGDIIILTNQIDENWYEGMINGESGFFPINYVDVIVPLPQ
- the sh3gl3a gene encoding endophilin-A3a isoform X1; its protein translation is MSVAGLKKQFHKASQLFSEKISGAEGTKLDEDFMEMERKIEVTNKSVMDLLSKTTEYLQPNPAYRAKLGMLNTVSKIRGQVKTTGYPQTEGILGDCMLRYGKELGEDSTFGCALVDIGEAMKQMADVKDSLDIGVKQNFIDPLQTLQEKDLKEIGHHLKKLEGRRLDYDYKKKRQGKIPDEEIKQAVEKFEESKELAERSMFNFLENDVEQVSQLSALVEAALDYHRQSLEILEELNNKLQSRITAASNRPKREFKPKSIMTSLETIDNQQHNGLSYSSSFKSSDAQTNHTVNGNTQVSPMSFSWPQSTESNRSSVHMDQPCCRSLYDFEPENEGELGFKEGDIIILTNQIDENWYEGMINGESGFFPINYVDVIVPLPQ
- the sh3gl3a gene encoding endophilin-A3a isoform X4 — encoded protein: MEMERKIEVTNKSVMDLLSKTTEYLQPNPAYRAKLGMLNTVSKIRGQVKTTGYPQTEGILGDCMLRYGKELGEDSTFGCALVDIGEAMKQMADVKDSLDIGVKQNFIDPLQTLQEKDLKEIGHHLKKLEGRRLDYDYKKKRQGKIPDEEIKQAVEKFEESKELAERSMFNFLENDVEQVSQLSALVEAALDYHRQSLEILEELNNKLQSRITAASNRPKREFKPKSIMTSLETIDNQQHNGLSYSSSFKSSDAQTNHTVNGNTQVSPMSFSWPQSTESNRSSVHMDQPCCRSLYDFEPENEGELGFKEGDIIILTNQIDENWYEGMINGESGFFPINYVDVIVPLPQ
- the sh3gl3a gene encoding endophilin-A3a isoform X2 yields the protein MSVAGLKKQFHKASQLFSEKISGAEGTKLDEDFMEMERKIEVTNKSVMDLLSKTTEYLQPNPAYRAKLGMLNTVSKIRGQVKTTGYPQTEGILGDCMLRYGKELGEDSTFGCALVDIGEAMKQMADVKDSLDIGVKQNFIDPLQTLQEKDLKEIGHHLKKLEGRRLDYDYKKKRQGKIPDEEIKQAVEKFEESKELAERSMFNFLENDVEQVSQLSALVEAALDYHRQSLEILEELNNKLQSRITAASNRPKREFKPKSIMTSLETIDNQQHNGLSYSSSFKSSDAQTNHTVNGNRSSVHMDQPCCRSLYDFEPENEGELGFKEGDIIILTNQIDENWYEGMINGESGFFPINYVDVIVPLPQ
- the gjd6 gene encoding gap junction protein delta 6; the protein is MATQLPSQGCNMKAPLRGTARTKVDLFRAVYFQKALHGDMTEWTLLKRLLDAVHQHSTMIGRLWLTVMVVFRLLIVAVATEDVYTDEQEMFVCNTIQPGCSNICYDSFAPISQPRFWVFQIITVSTPSLCFIIYTWHSLSKQPEGERVTESKEACERSCDSDSCSVKSHRHLGHSLADILEGTDVHVKSGRVSKTRLKVVKKGGKKSGILSKYYVFHVFFRATLEIGFVFAQWVLFGFKVPSHFVCMSYPCTQRVDCYVSRPTEKTIFLIFMFSVGVFCICLNFLELNHLGWKKIKESLLKKESSWKGYQEINQDAQSLTSLTFRDLTSTNSLPTLDLMGENNQDWTCTGSCSPIKDDKEAAPQQRSETPSEENRRGSQSLKSKTSKGRISKQKSTEIWI